A stretch of the Diadema setosum chromosome 16, eeDiaSeto1, whole genome shotgun sequence genome encodes the following:
- the LOC140240158 gene encoding uncharacterized protein produces MDTFIPSGFSFSMDLPDIPFTPISPASASSFLFPMASASSSSVTQSRRCSTPYSRDLRRRRSQMDQENTESKLPVMDPLTAATTFNVSRAVNATAAIPSIGEENEAKETSEVEKMEIQSQKDNEVATEVATEKREADAVPATTAIPSVSDQMLTVADKEPKPTPASQDASQSKTEAPHAEQEKTPPAADQEPEKNVLYFKNLVFTETDRLLGRCKVWEDLMSSEDLSDEVCGEIRSASGKAKLLIDQRFKQFRGLINDCEFGLGEKATHCSDLAGFWEMVYFQVEDVDALFKELETLKVNGWKREEKIETKPKVIKKKKPIAKKSGAASSAAGRNAARERLMAAKAAMKAKATRKAEAEKVVFEGGFFKVESPARKAVRDHCGAGSPFKTSKQVTPSSRVATPRVHTPRLLATPRNSPAAAGATNTTTTTPKVSHNTPTVAQLFSPMVEPRRSLRTKLCGEISKLVLSDKKATPTRRTPSVVNKENEVDLSLYLQPSMSVVDLNQQAEDLMVTEPADQLEQLGARSPAKNLRSRRSVAKAADPISPAVGTRSQALRNSTNTLGTNLCSPSRRKTRKSSLGFGLSAAASLFTPSTTPVPCEVVDDLISFD; encoded by the exons ATGGACACCTTCATCCCCTCTGGGTTCTCCTTCTCCATGGACCTGCCCGATATTCCCTTCACCCCCATCAGCCCAGCCAGCGCTTCCAGCTTCCTCTTCCCCATGGCCTCGGCCTCCTCCTCCTCGGTCACTCAGAGCAGGAG GTGCTCTACCCCATATTCAAGGGATCTTCGTAGGAGGAGGTCGCAAATGGATCAGGAAAACACAG AGTCCAAGCTACCTGTCATGGACCCACTCACCGCAGCCACAACATTCAATGTGTCCCGTGCGGTAAATGCAACTGCGGCAATTCCAAGCATTGGTGAAGAGAATGAGGCTAAGGAGACGTCAGAGGTGGAGAAAATGGAAATTCAGAGTCAGAAAGATAATG AAGTCGCTACAGAAGTCGCTACAGAAAAGAGAGAAGCAGATGCAGTGCCTGCAACCACGGCAATTCCAAGCGTGTCAGACCAAATGCTGACAGTAGCAGATAAAGAACCCAAACCAACTCCAGCAAGCCAGGACGCATCGCAGAGCAAGAC CGAGGCGCCCCATGCTGAACAGGAGAAGACGCCGCCAGCGGCCGATCAGGAGCCAGAGAAAAACGTTCTGTATTTCAAGAATCTCGTCTTTACGGAAACGGACAGGTTGCTGGGGAGATGCAAGGTCTGGGAAGACCTCATGTCCAGCGAAGATTTATCTGATGAAG TTTGCGGTGAGATTCGCAGCGCCAGTGGTAAGGCTAAGCTCCTGATAGACCAACGCTTCAAGCAGTTCCGCGGACTGATCAACGACTGCGAGTTTGGTCTTGGGGAAAAGGCAACCCACTGCTCTGACCTGGCTGGGTTCTGGGAAATGGTCTACTTTCAG GTGGAGGATGTTGACGCCCTCTTCAAGGAGCTGGAGACGCTGAAGGTCAACGGTtggaagagagaagagaagattgAGACCAAACCCAAAGTCATCAAG aaaaagaaaccaATTGCCAAGAAATCTGGAGCTGCTTCGTCGGCAGCCGGACGAAACGCTGCTCGAGAAAGGCTGATGGCGGCCAAGGCAGCGATGAAGGCGAAAGCGACCCGCAAGGCGGAGGCGGAGAAAGTGGTCTTTGAGGGCGGTTTCTTCAAGGTGGAGAGTCCAGCCCGGAAGGCTGTCAGGGATCACTGTGGGG CCGGATCACCATTCAAAACTTCCAAGCAAGTGACGCCCTCTTCCAGGGTAGCCACGCCTAGAGTCCACACCCCACGACTGCTGGCCACGCCCAGAAATTCCCCCGCCGCAGCAGGTGcaaccaacaccaccaccaccacacccAAGGTTTCCCACAACACCCCGACCGTGGCCCAGCTGTTCTCCCCTATGGTGGAGCCGAGGCGCTCGCTGCGCACCAAGCTGTGTGGCGAGATCAGCAAACTTGTTCTCAGCGACAAGAAGGCTACGCCCACTAGAAGGACGCCCTCTGTTGTAAACAAGGAGAATGAG GTGGACCTGTCACTGTATCTCCAGCCGAGCATGTCTGTGGTGGATTTGAACCAGCAGGCTGAGGACCTCATGGTGACCGAACCTGCGGACCAACTGGAGCAACTCGGGGCGCGCTCTCCCGCCAAGAACCTGA GATCAAGGCGCTCTGTGGCGAAGGCAGCAGACCCCATCTCTCCCGCAGTCGGGACGAGAAGTCAGGCCCTTCGCAACAGCACCAACACCCTAGGAACCAACTTGTGCAGTCCATCTAGGAGAAAGACCAGAAAG AGCTCACTTGGATTTGGTCTCAGCGCCGCCGCATCCCTCTTTACTCCCTCGACCACGCCCGTTCCCTGTGAAGTGGTAGACGACCTGATCTCCTTCGACTAA